The Streptomyces sp. NBC_00162 genome window below encodes:
- a CDS encoding DUF6069 family protein, with amino-acid sequence MSSSAVPNSGPAVPAVSAVPSVRRSGLGWWMVLVTGAVGAAVVNLIVLAVATLAGASLVVVDGGAEHPITVGGVIGASVVPLVVGTGAALLMALWKPVFLRIGQYVGGGLALLSVAGPLSSGADGGTVVALALMHITLGVAVVTTLKLHRRHH; translated from the coding sequence ATGTCGAGCAGTGCCGTTCCAAACTCCGGCCCCGCTGTACCCGCCGTGTCCGCCGTGCCCTCGGTCCGCCGTTCCGGCCTCGGCTGGTGGATGGTGCTGGTCACCGGCGCGGTCGGCGCGGCCGTGGTCAATCTGATCGTTCTTGCCGTCGCCACGCTGGCCGGTGCCTCGCTGGTCGTCGTCGACGGCGGCGCAGAGCACCCGATCACGGTCGGGGGCGTCATCGGCGCCTCCGTCGTCCCGCTGGTCGTCGGGACGGGCGCTGCCCTTTTGATGGCCTTGTGGAAGCCGGTCTTTCTGCGGATCGGGCAGTACGTGGGCGGTGGGCTGGCGCTGTTGTCGGTTGCCGGCCCGCTGTCGTCCGGTGCCGACGGCGGCACCGTCGTGGCCCTGGCCCTCATGCACATCACGCTCGGGGTGGCGGTCGTCACCACCCTGAAGCTCCACCGCCGCCACCATTGA